GTGTTGAATGGCAAAACTGTCTACTGACAATCTGTATGAATTCCAATGGCCCAAAAGCACATTAAATTTGATGTGGTATTGTGTGTGTCTGAAGCTTGTGTCAGATGCGATTCTCACTCCTTTCAGTTTGAATCGTCTTGAAATTTCAGCATGCTAGCTGAGATTAAAACAAAGAGAGGCACTTAACCTGAAACTATTTTTTAGAGTCTACAGTGCcaatgaaagaaacaaacataTCTTGTTTACTTTACATCTGTATTTGATGTTAGTTTTATTTCATGATAATATACAGCTAACATTTTTCAGATTGAGAATAACtagtgttttaaatatttgattcccttctttagaatcagaatcagaagagcTTTATTACCAAGGATGTTTACACACAAGGAATCTGACTTGACGACAGGAGCTTCCAGTGTAGAAGAAAGTACAGACATAGTGCTGACATACATGATAGTGCAGACATACATAGGGATAACACCATAGGTATGGAATAGCCTGAAACACTAATATAAGATAAAAATAACCAAcctgaaattaaaaaatgtactacATACTGAAATCGAAGTATAGGAAAACAGTTctactgcagccacagtgctgtccatgatggtcagtggggggagagcaggggggttcctcctgaagtccacgatcatctccacagcgtgttaagactgcaccagacagccagctctttaacctcctgtctgtaagcagactcgtatttatttaaatttttatttttattttatttgacctttTACATTTACTcgtatttatttagcattaataGATAGTGTTTTATCTGTTGTATGATTTACATGCTCCCAGTGAGGTTACAAAAATTCCCATGGAAAATCAACTCTgggtataaaaaagtaaatgaaatccATTGATCCTGTTTGTGTGATTGCAGCCTAAAGGTTTCCGGAGATACTCGAGCTCCCCTCTGCTGATTCAGGAACAGTTTGGCTGTATTAGGGAGGTGATGCCTATTGGTGAGCAACATGCAACATTTATTCATTCTTTACTTCTGCACAGTATGCCATAGCATCACCAGCTTGAATATCCTGTTCActgatattttgtagttttttgaCATATCTTTTGTCCTAGCCTGTTGCAGTAAAGTTGACCCAGTGTATGAGACTCTGAGATTTGGAACCTCTCTGGCACAAAAGACCAAGCGGACCAGTGGATCAGAGTCACCACAGAGAAACTCTGTAAGAAACGCTTGTTCAGGACTCCAcagtttttcttaccttttaaaaaatacatcgCTCCAAGTTAGTgtttctaaattaattatttaaaatatcattttaaactgtttttgtgacttgaatttttcaaatattcaaataatatgtattttttggaAGTTGCATACTCTTATTTGATTGTGCATGTGGCagtttgaataaatataatagtgtatgtgtgtgtgtgtgtgtgtgtgtgtgtgtgagagagagagagactggtcATAGTAAACATGAATCCATCATTTACCTGCAGGCAATCTGCTTCAGTTTAGGCTTTTAAAAAGAttgataatgcattttaaaatgtgtttctgcTTGGCTGCTTGTGCAGAGAGTGAAGTGCTTGTGGTAAAAATGGTGATGATTATTATGATTCATTCAATAAAACACTCaagaaaattaaatttaatctCCTTGAGCTGCTCTCTGCTCAAGTCTTAATTCAGAATCAGGTCCATTATTTCCTCTCTACACAATACTTTTTTGTTCTTCTATTAGAGGCATTATCACAGTTCGCAGTTTctgttataaaacaaaaatgttgtcaccattattttatttatagcaaTGTATTtggccttttttgtttgtttttcgcaATTGTAGTATGTTaatacaaatttacatttttttttgtactcacATTGATTttatctgtgtgtgcatgtgaatgtTTAAACCATTTAATATGCAGTTACTACGGTTGTAAGGGAATCTAAGGGGCCCAGATGTAATGTTTTACTGCTTGAAAACAAacacaggcacacaaacacaccctgGAAGGAAGTGATGGTCAGCTTCAGATAATGCCCCTCTAAAGCAAATATGACCAAAAAAGGGAGAGaatagaagaaagagagagagaaaagacagagGACACAACATGACAGAATGAAGCTAggatgaaataaatcaaattatttacaaaataaagataAGTTTGTTTGGCATTTAATAGATGTAACTCTCTGGATAATAAGCCGTTAATATTAATCTTTTCATGTTTATCAGACAAAGACATTTCTTAGGACATGTGTATGTGAGAGAATTCATGTGTTGTTATCATTTGTTCAGACCAGTGACGTGGCTCAGGTGCCAGAAGAAAAGACGGCCCACAGCAGTCGAGCTCAACTCACCAGGAAACCCAGTGACAACGGTAAGATCCCTgttcgatgtaaaaaaaaaaagattcatagtaaaataattatattcaataGTTAAATTCTACAATTTCCTAATCAAATACAtgttatattcatttataagcaCTATTTATTGTTAAAGTGTGTCTAGAATAACCCCACCTATGATAAAACTGACCCAACAGACGGAGCTCTTGTGAATCTGATCTTCTATCCCACAATCCTTCTTTTGACTCCAAACTGCTAGCTTCTGATCAGACACATTGTTGAAACTCATTAGTGCTATATATAACATAACACACCGAATTGGATGACTGTGATAGTATCAGGGAGATGAATGGTCTTGATCCGGGTGGTCTCTGGTTCATCACAGATTGACCCCAGCTTCAGTGAATGCCCACGACTGTGTGCTCtgggaagagagaaagaaatgtaaTCTCTGGTGCCACATAGGTGCCAGCATGACCGAGAAACTGGTATTTTTGGGTAATCAGTCCACCACTCTGAAAAATGACCCACTGcatcattcatttaaattaaccTCATGCAAGGTTTATTCTGTCACGATCAACAGTTTTTACTCCTTGATTTTtcttgtgttgtgtgttttagtTTTTGCACCAGTGGAGAATGGAACAGAACATTTTCATATTGCTGAAAGGAAATCAGAAGAATCACCTGTAAGCATTATAACATCTCTTTatgtaacacttttgaataagaTACATAACATTTACTAAGCCATTATCCTGTGTCTATAATCAGCCTACACTACCAGTTTTCgggattcattgatgaatagaaagatataAAGATCGCCttttaaatgaaacttttgtaacattatacactattccataaaaaaaaaaagaaatgaatacttttatttagcaaggatgctaaacaagtgataaagacatttataatgttacgaaagatttctaattcagataaatgctgttcttctgaactttctattcatcaaagaaaacaaaaacctaaTAGCTACTGAGCTTTAGACAGAAGTCTTAACAACTAGTCCTGGTGTCCCTTGTTTGTTccttcttaaaataatttttttatggagATTTCTGTGTAGCACCATTGCTTGAGACAGAGGTCATGATATTTCGGGCCTGAGGAGAATTATGCTTTTTATAATGATGCTTAGTCAGAATTTTAATTGTGTGGTGTCGATTCTTTCTGACGTTAATATGAAGCAGCTAGCTTCACTTCATTCACTCATGATTCTGTGTGAGGATTTAATGACATCTGAACTCAAAATTTCCCAGGAGCTGGTGGAAAAAGTCCAAATTTAAGTAACACCCCAACCTTAGCCAATATTTAAATCCTAGTAATGTTTGATTGTGGAATAAATCTTTAACTATGAACTTATATCTTCCTGGCTCCTGAATTCATTTTTCACATAAAGGCTTGTATTTATATCAGACGAGAAATATTCACTGTAAAGAGAGTAACTAGCCCCGCTGTCCCCTGCACACATTTTCAGAAGTAGTGTGTTGATTTGTGATGTCTCTTCCTGTTTTTGTCCCTGTGTGTTTAAACTGTAGTCAAACGAGAGCTGAAGAGGGACCCTCTGCAGCTCAGTACTTATGTGGCTTTGTTTGAATTTACCCCCCAAGACAACCAAGACCTAGAAATGAGGTGAGAAGAATACATTTTTagctgctgttttatttattttgtggtatCAACAGAAGATGctagtattttatttagtaacaGCTATTACGAATTACACACTCACTAGAGCAGCACCAAGTTATTCAGTGTCACGCTGATTGAATCTTCACACCTGTATCATGTGGTCATTTCCCTTTTCCCACCCAATTAGTTGTCATGGCAAAGCGCTGTCTGCTGGACAATATCCCGGTGATAACAGTTCACTCAGCATTTCTTAATATGCAGAACACATACTGTGTGCTTACCTACACTGCACGCTCTTGTTTAAACATGAATATTGatggaaaaaatgttttaaaagtttagATGCTGACCTTGTGATTGAGGTTGCAGTCAAACTTGCTTCAGCTTTTGTTATGAATACGGCAATAGAACAGGTtttctatttaataataaaaagataatgaataaatgaaagtgaatggtgcaCAGTATTACCAATGTAAATTTGCAATAAATGCAGTCTGTTTTGGTTCTTCATAACAGGCTGAATGTGGACTTAGACATACAGTGCTATAAATGAATAGCATTATAAAGTTAAAAGTCCATGAAAAATTAAACCTGTGGATCTGCCAGAGGAACAGCTTGTTCTGGTACTTTGATTGTGACTGCTGTGAGACTGATTCTgattgctcacacacacacttctctttaCAATCATTCACACAGCAGCACGTTTCTTTAGGTTCAGGTATGATTCTCATAACATAACATGTTTTCTCATAACATAGTTTCATTCTGACCTTATGTAATGGCATGAAGCTATCGCAGAATTTCAGTGCAGCCTCATCAAGGCTTACATAatcataaattaatttcaaattttatttccTACTATTGAAAGGGATGTTAGGTCTTAATGTCTGTCCTAATACATACTTCTCTCTTTACAGACCCGGAGATCGAATAATCCTGGCAGATGATTCCAATGATGACTGGTGGAAGGTACAATTATTACACATTTGCagaatatttgatgaaaaaagaCTTCAATGGTTAAACCCTTGATTGTCTCCAAAATGTGACAATCGACATCAATGAAGGCTGGAAACTTTTAAACCACTTTTCAAATCTGAACTGATTTTACTAGGCATTATACACTTGCCGACTTTACAAATGGTTACAGATAAACACTGGGCATCACATACAGTACTAAATGACTGAGGACCACACATTTCCAGACTTTAAAAGTTGTTCAGAACACAGCAAACTCATGTAAAAACATTGTGTTGgttgaaaaatatataacatatttgaTATTCTCTGACCGGATGGAAATCTTTTAGCCTTGTTCAGACTGTCAGTCCATATCCTGTTTTTGTGAATTTGAGTTAATTGATTGACTGTCCACATTTTGTATCGCAACTGTTCAGATATGATTTGTTTATCCCATGGTGCTCTTTTATTTTAGTGTCTGCATTGATTTCTATAGCAATGATGTTGTGTTGGTATGGCTATgctaataacaacaataacacaaTGACAACGTGATGCCATCGCCATCGGGTTATATTACGTTTTATGAGGCAGCAGCAGAAACTTAGGAAGCTGGAATGTGTGGCTTTATTCTATGCTGCTGTCTGTCATCTCAAAGAGCTGTTGTAGACCAGCAGTATATTGTCATTTTCTGCTTTACTTGCACTTTGCAACAGCACAACCTTGTTTCTGCAAGGACATTCCGCATGTTTTCTACAAACAACATCTgatgtgtttacattttacatggcACGAGAAAGTCTCAAAATCTGATCTGAGCGGTCAGACTGAACAGATCTTGATTTTAATTCTTTGGTAATTCACACTTGTTAATAAGATCGCATCCAAACGGATATGATTTCAAAAATTGGATTTGGACTGACAGTCTGAACAAGACTATAGTATAGTCTGAAGCTAGAAAATCTGCAAACTGGCTCTGACTTCCTCCAAACTGTAAACCGGGAAAGAATCTGGtcacaaatacataaaaagcAATACATAAATCATCATGTAATTTAATAGAGCTATAATACTATTTAATATGGAGTTCACCACCAATACATTCGGCAACTTGAGATTTGGTtggttcttttaaaatatttcaaaaccgAATACATAGAAACTCTAATGGATTAGTCAAAAtggagaaaatgtgaaaaaaccaTTTCAGTGCTCTTCTCCAAGCATTTACAATTTCATGAGGACTGAAGCTTTCAAGCttaaaaaaggacacaaaagcaccataaaaaaaataaatgaagtctaCATGGATTTTATGGTATGTGTGTGCTAtattccaaaagtttaaagcttttgtgtgagaaacagactaaCATTTATGTCTAAATTATTGACAGTATTTTTCAAGACGAGTGACTGTGGGTTTAGATTTTTGCTCTTGTGTATTTTGCCAACATTTTCCAGGGTGTGATTGAAGATAGAATAGGTTATTTCCCAGCATCCTTTGCGCATCAGGTGAGGGCGGGCGACAGGGTGTTCAGATGTAACCGAACCTTCATTGGCTGTAAGGAGCAAGGGCAGATCAACCTGAAGGAGGGACAAGTGAGTAGCCTCTAATAATTTCCAACCCGGATTCTCGTCCCAGACAGCTTGATAATGCTGCTGTATCGACACACTTTCAGATTTGTGTCAGCGGTGAGGACGAACACAATGGCTTCATCAGAGTAGCGAGTGGGAAAAAGAGAGGATTCGTGCCCTGTGATGTCCTGGAGAATATATGAAGTGAAAGAACAGAGAGAAGAGATGGTTCATTTAGAGAAAAGGAAAGACTTTCCAGCACTGTTTGAATGATCTATGGATCCACCTGTAGTGTGGGCAGACGCTGGAGGGCTCGTCAGGACTCTGTGTCTCCCTCAGTGACAGAAAGAAGAATGGACAATGATTTCAAAGAGTATTTGGACATCTAAGTTGGAcctaaaaatgtgtatatttaatctCATTTACTAACAAAACCAAACCATCTGCAGACAAATGCTGCCAGAGAACTAACGCTActttttaaagctattttttCAGCCCGTCAAACATGCTGAATGAAATCGAATACTTGTTTCTTGCTAAGTTGAGGTGATGAATCCAAACATAGTGCCTGTTTTCCTCTAGTTTTTTAAAGATAGTTATCATTTAAAACCTAAACTTGTATTAggttcaaataaatgccatttggTTTGGTATTTTGATATCTAACCATTTTCACATCAAGCTTAATTGTCCAAATACTTCTTGGGccattgtttgtgtgtttcattAACTGCTGAATGTCAGTGTCATGTTTCCGTCTCGAGAGAATTGTGTTTTCTGTATTTAATTATTGAATGTTGGTGTAGGGGGTCGTCAACCACAACACGTTTCACTATCATCTATTCAATATACTGTAGCATCAAAACTCACATTGTTTTGAAATATCTTAATTGTTAAGACAACTTATGTAATGCTTCATATATTTCTATACAATCCAATACATGTTTAATGCTGTGTGATATATGTTCTATTTTAACCCATTCTTTTCAATTAATGTGCAGGTGTATTTTGTTTCTTTGACAATTACTTTAAACTTGCAGTCCCAAATTGTATTTTCCACTCATGCTTCTGAGAACAGAACAGGAATGATCAGATCTCTGCTGATGTTACTTTTTAATCCATAGCAGAAAATACACATTCCTTGGTCAACACAATCTCTGGGCTATATGATAAAGCATGTGGACAAGGGTTTATGCAAACAAATCGTTTTCGTCTTTTATGTCTTCAGATGTCTCTCAAACATAGATGTGCTATATGTCATCTGTTctaattatcttttattattaagacattttattttagaaaaagaaTCATTGTGCTAAATAAAGCAAATTTAAACCATGAAAGCAGGTATGACTGAAGAAATggttacagtaaaaaaacaatttaaattactgtttttattatcttatcgttattattaatttatttgagtcTAGTCATGGAAGCATAGGCATCATGTTGTGCCCATTTATGATACATAATATCTGTCTCTTTATAAGATCATTGTAACTCATCATGTCTAgtctttttgatattttaatttgagcTCACTGAAGCTGGCTTATTGTACAGGCATGATATTGCGCTGTATATCTTTATGTACagaattaaagtttatttattgatCTATTTCTTGTCCTGTGCCTTTGTGTATCTTAAGGAATTGTTCaaccacaaaaataaatttatgttGAAAATGAGCTCCACCCACAAGCCATTCAAGATGGTggacaaaatgattaaaaaaccAAGTGTTTTCAGCAAGCTAAatatggttttaagtcagttatttctatatttgtctctaagtagaaaatatcagtttgcaTTCCCAAGCATtcatttgccattaattgtaataatccagagaGATTTTGGTCTGCCGGTGCTCCCACAcaagagatctgatctcatcatcatacAGTCTGTCTGaaaaaacatgaagaaacagaacaaactgagacagactaaatccagaagaacagTGCCAATTTCTCCAACCTACCTGCAAATCTACCTGAAAAACTATGCACCTAGGGCAAAAGCTGCTTAAAACGCAAAGAATTGCCATTCcaaatgttgattttaatttaGTTGATAGAAGTTAACTGATAAAGGAAATCCATTTATGACatatttttgacagcatcctcatttGACAGTATTTTTACACATGAGGCCCTAaaaacttttaacagtactgtagctttgcaggtaggtttcaaacaattaaaataagtCATTTAATAGACCAGTGGCTCCCAACCCTGGTCTTGGAgtcaccccaacactgcacattttgcttGTCTCCTTTCTCAGACAAACCagtttcaggtcttggagtctctactaatgagctgatgacctAAATCAGgggtgtttgattaaggagacatgcaaaacatgcagtgttgggttgcctccaggaccagggttggaAACCACTGTAGTAGACTACATTTAATAGACAAACAGATATGAAACATTAATTGaaaatacctatatatatatatataatcttaaagCTACCGCTAAGAACAAATTGTTAAATTACAGTGTAAAAAATAATTGGCCTAGCAATGAGACAAAgacaacattttacaataatattaatgctggaatgttttttttttttttttcacaactaaTACAGTAAGTGAATGCTGTGActgatcaaaataatatttgtttatcatATGAGTGCATAAGGTAGTATGCTACCAGAGCAGAATCTGTGTTAGATAAAATCATAGCATCATTACACCAATGATTCAGTACAAAACTAGGTGCTGTACTATCTGACGGCAGCAGGTGGAATTGGCTAAATGAGCTGAGTGCAGACATCACTGACTCCAGTTTTGCCATCGTCCTGTTCTGTGTCACTGCCGTTAGGGAGACTGATGTGCATCTGGTAATAGAGTTGGCCTCCTTTATTAGTTTGAGCAGATGCCTGGAAAGGTCTGAGCTGTTGTTGTTCATCCAGCTAACACACAGTGCTCATTACAGACTGGTAGAACGTCTCCGTGGGATCGCTGGTGCTGTTTAAAACAATGCCAGGTTTACATGCA
The sequence above is drawn from the Carassius auratus strain Wakin unplaced genomic scaffold, ASM336829v1 scaf_tig00214296, whole genome shotgun sequence genome and encodes:
- the LOC113091791 gene encoding SH3 and cysteine-rich domain-containing protein-like, which translates into the protein QLLGTNAKLGLRCKACKMGIHNKCLDRVGQQRCMGKLPKGFRRYSSSPLLIQEQFGCIREVMPIACCSKVDPVYETLRFGTSLAQKTKRTSGSESPQRNSTSDVAQVPEEKTAHSSRAQLTRKPSDNVFAPVENGTEHFHIAERKSEESPVIKRELKRDPLQLSTYVALFEFTPQDNQDLEMRPGDRIILADDSNDDWWKGVIEDRIGYFPASFAHQVRAGDRVFRCNRTFIGCKEQGQINLKEGQICVSGEDEHNGFIRVASGKKRGFVPCDVLENI